The window CGAACGTGTCGTCGGCTTCATCGGCACCGCGGTCCTGCATTTCGAAGACGGGCCGATTGCGCTCGCGGTCATCAAACGCAACATCGCCGACGGGGCCGACCTGATCGTGCGCGATGGCGAGCAGGAGTTCGCGGCGAAGGTCGATGAGGGGCTCGCCGTCTAGATCTGCGCGGGTTGGGCGGACAGCGCAGGCGCGGTGGTTTATGACGCGATTGGCGACGCTGGCTAGTCGTCGATGGCCGAGTCGGTGTCGCTGATCAGGAGGGACAGGAACCCGTTGGCTTCGGCGATGGCGCGCGTGTCGTCGCCGTCGACGATGGCGCCGACTAGCGCGTCATGATCGACGTCTCGGGCCTGTGCGCCGTCGTCGAGATGCTCGCGGATGCTCGCGCCGACGGTGTCCAACAACGAGTCGTAGACCTCGGCGTACAACGGATTGTGCGCGGCGTGCACGATCGCGCGATGCAGGGCGACGTCGCGTTCGGTCATCGACTCGCGGTCGCCGTCGCTGGCGAACGCGGCATTGCGTTGCGCGAGCAGGTCGGTGAGTGTGGCGACATCGGCGGCGGTACGTCGGCGGGCGGCGAGCCCCGCTGCTGTCACGTCGAGCGCCTGCCGCAGCTCGAGCACCTCGCGCCGCCGGGCCAGCGCGAACCGTCTGCCGAG of the Antricoccus suffuscus genome contains:
- a CDS encoding FadR/GntR family transcriptional regulator codes for the protein MRTASRSSLITQVTESLREQIREGSWPLGSRIPTEPELADLTGTGRNTVREAVQALVHAGMLERRQGSGTYVVAESEISGVLGRRFALARRREVLELRQALDVTAAGLAARRRTAADVATLTDLLAQRNAAFASDGDRESMTERDVALHRAIVHAAHNPLYAEVYDSLLDTVGASIREHLDDGAQARDVDHDALVGAIVDGDDTRAIAEANGFLSLLISDTDSAIDD